From a region of the Veillonellaceae bacterium genome:
- a CDS encoding spore coat protein CotJB, protein MSCEKQIAMLRRLQEMEFVAVELNLYLDTHPCDTEA, encoded by the coding sequence GTGAAAAACAGATAGCTATGCTTAGAAGACTTCAGGAAATGGAGTTTGTAGCAGTTGAACTAAATCTATATCTTGATACCCATCCATGCGATACAGAGGC